A part of Dehalogenimonas sp. W genomic DNA contains:
- a CDS encoding universal stress protein yields the protein MTQIKQVVIPLDGSEDAEITLPYGLALIEALDAKVDLVSVDEGGDTANLFQSYLELLAQRLAERFPGQQNKWQTHLISGKAVDEIPRFMQEQNADLLILSAHGVSGKGASQIGKTAGKMLTTVEKPLLLVKSPAPDQKPLIKKILVPLDGSGIGQAALDMVAYLAPALGAEVVLIQVVEPVRYMPSIDGLGAYTLPINDAEIEEEATGFLNRRAAELREKGISVSTVVKTGAATELINDYAAENGVDLIAMSTHGLSGLSRWVFGSVTEKIVQYGTLPVLVVRPGA from the coding sequence ATGACACAGATCAAGCAGGTAGTCATCCCGCTGGACGGCTCGGAAGATGCCGAAATCACCCTGCCCTACGGGCTAGCGTTGATTGAGGCGCTGGACGCCAAAGTGGACCTGGTATCGGTTGATGAAGGCGGAGATACCGCCAATTTGTTCCAAAGCTACCTGGAATTACTAGCGCAACGGCTGGCCGAACGGTTCCCCGGACAGCAGAACAAATGGCAGACCCACCTGATCAGCGGCAAAGCGGTGGACGAGATTCCCCGCTTTATGCAGGAGCAGAATGCCGACCTGCTTATCCTTTCCGCCCACGGCGTTTCAGGCAAGGGGGCCTCTCAGATCGGCAAGACCGCCGGTAAAATGCTGACCACGGTGGAAAAACCGCTGCTGCTGGTGAAATCACCGGCACCGGATCAAAAACCGCTGATTAAAAAGATACTGGTGCCGCTGGACGGCTCCGGCATCGGTCAGGCTGCGCTGGACATGGTGGCCTACCTGGCACCGGCTCTGGGCGCGGAGGTGGTGCTGATTCAGGTGGTGGAACCGGTACGCTACATGCCCAGTATTGACGGTCTGGGGGCTTATACCCTGCCGATTAATGATGCCGAGATTGAAGAGGAAGCCACCGGCTTTCTCAACCGCCGAGCTGCGGAACTGCGGGAGAAGGGCATCAGCGTCAGCACCGTAGTCAAGACCGGCGCGGCGACAGAACTGATTAACGATTACGCCGCTGAGAATGGGGTTGACTTGATTGCCATGTCCACTCACGGGCTGTCCGGCCTGTCGCGCTGGGTATTCGGCAGTGTTACC
- a CDS encoding YkgJ family cysteine cluster protein, producing MTVQSSEITCFCCGVCCAKYQVQMPLAEAQAIATRLGLTWEEFERDYLDPAWPGVRTVIARHTGGRCVFLEPQPGGRVFFCRIQPFKPAACIDWQADLAKGDCQAGLERYWQLGVDAESRLTGTAKDLAEFKNLLKNLAGGATQAGRD from the coding sequence ATGACGGTTCAATCCTCCGAAATTACCTGTTTCTGTTGCGGCGTCTGCTGTGCCAAATACCAGGTCCAGATGCCGCTGGCGGAAGCTCAGGCTATCGCAACCCGGCTGGGCCTTACCTGGGAGGAGTTTGAGCGTGATTATCTGGACCCTGCCTGGCCCGGCGTCCGCACGGTGATCGCCCGGCATACCGGCGGGCGGTGCGTCTTTCTGGAACCGCAACCGGGCGGGCGGGTCTTTTTTTGCCGCATTCAACCTTTTAAGCCGGCGGCCTGCATTGACTGGCAGGCGGACCTGGCTAAAGGTGACTGTCAGGCCGGCCTGGAGCGTTACTGGCAACTGGGCGTTGACGCCGAAAGCCGCCTTACCGGCACGGCGAAGGACCTGGCGGAGTTTAAGAATCTCCTGAAAAATTTAGCCGGCGGCGCTACTCAAGCTGGTCGTGATTGA